The Exiguobacterium aurantiacum DSM 6208 genome includes a window with the following:
- a CDS encoding ABC transporter ATP-binding protein: MLHVDKLNGGYIGKQVLHDVTFEVGKGELVGLIGLNGAGKSTTIKHILGLLEPVSGTVTVGGETVQSSEKNYRKKISYIPETPILYDTLTLREHLTLMGKAYEIREKDLEERTAQLAKNMRMEKQLDWFPSVFSKGMRQKAMILCALVTKTPLLIVDEPFVGLDPLAIRQLLQLFDEYKEESAILMSTHILETAERHCDRFVFLHQGAVIATGTASELREKYALAPDATLDDIYVEAIDAEERTR, from the coding sequence GCACGACGTCACGTTCGAAGTCGGAAAAGGGGAGCTTGTCGGGCTGATAGGGCTAAACGGAGCCGGGAAATCGACGACGATCAAACACATTTTGGGGTTGCTTGAACCCGTTTCTGGAACGGTCACGGTCGGTGGGGAAACTGTCCAATCGTCTGAAAAAAACTATCGCAAAAAAATAAGTTATATACCTGAGACCCCTATTTTGTACGACACGTTGACCTTGCGTGAACATTTGACGCTCATGGGGAAAGCGTATGAGATACGTGAAAAGGATTTAGAAGAACGGACAGCACAGCTCGCCAAAAATATGCGGATGGAGAAGCAACTTGACTGGTTTCCGTCGGTCTTCTCGAAAGGTATGCGGCAAAAGGCGATGATCCTTTGTGCGCTCGTGACGAAGACGCCGCTCCTCATCGTCGACGAACCGTTTGTCGGGCTCGATCCGCTCGCGATCCGTCAACTGCTCCAATTATTTGACGAGTATAAAGAAGAGAGTGCGATTTTAATGTCGACGCACATCTTAGAGACGGCAGAGCGACACTGTGATCGTTTCGTCTTTTTACATCAAGGCGCGGTCATCGCCACAGGGACAGCGAGCGAGTTACGTGAGAAATACGCGCTCGCACCGGATGCAACGCTCGACGATATTTACGTCGAGGCGATTGACGCCGAGGAGCGGACGAGATGA